In Oryza glaberrima chromosome 8, OglaRS2, whole genome shotgun sequence, the following are encoded in one genomic region:
- the LOC127783357 gene encoding photosystem II 10 kDa polypeptide, chloroplastic yields the protein MATSMITSPLVAPARAKGLPSISRRGSSFAIVCSGGKKIKTDKPYGIGGGMSVDIDASGRKSTGKGVYQFVDKYGANVDGYSPIYSPEEWSPTGDTYVGGTTGLLIWAVTLAGLLGGGALLVYNTSALAG from the exons ATGGCAACATCCATGATCACCTCGCCGCTGGTGGCGCCGGCCCGGGCCAAGGGCCTTCCGTCCATCTCCCGCCGGGGATCCTCCTTCGCCATCGTCTGCAGCGGTGGGAAGAAGATCAAGACCGACAAGCCCTACG GGATTGGAGGTGGCATGTCAGTCGATATTGATGCATCTGGCAGGAAGAGCACG GGGAAGGGTGTGTACCAATTCGTTGACAAGTACGGCGCAAACGTCGACGGCTACAG CCCAATCTACTCGCCGGAGGAATGGTCTCCCACCGGTGACACCTACGTTGGTG GAACCACCGGGCTTCTGATCTGGGCCGTGACCCTCGCCgggctcctcggcggcggcgccctcctcgtCTACAACACCAGCGCCCTCGCTGGCTAA
- the LOC127782141 gene encoding KH domain-containing protein At4g18375 isoform X1, translated as MRGGGFVNEMRHTGKRPQQHRDHDREERRDQKRRPVPRAQENSGNDELVVYRILCPDRVIGNVIGKNGKVINSIRQQTSAKVKVVDPHPGADKRVILVYCFVKHRNLDVNDDDDREPVCTAQDALLKVHDAIVDALSITRDSDDEEANILVPASQSASVIGKSGAVIKRLRSTSKAFIKVSPKDPNEVTHSCAMSFDNFVQITGDARAVRKALFAVSTIIYKCPSKETIPLETSVSDLRPSIIVPSELPVYPSSNFYSPSDAAISSGHPSLSILGSTPHVPELTVSADAHSRLPIYQSVLPVIPAYNTPKCSGELVLRVLCPAGKIGLVIGKGGVTIKSIRKESGARIDVDDSKNDREESIITITSNEATDDAKSAAVEAVLLLQSKINDDNEGKMNLRLLVPGKVIGCLIGKGGSIVNDMRSKTKAAIYISKGEKPRKASSSDELVEVFGEVENLRDALVQIVLRLRDDVLRDSVDRQNSEKDGKLTVATTDPLYASSYPLPALLPYRQQITPLGYDHRGDIERGLEVYPHSSLYGYSSLQAIDDGYSAVSSYASKGYGGYVGTELPMNPDLKRPPHMEMTIPASGLSKVMGKHGTNLDNIRKISGAHIEIIESKSSRHDHVARISGTTEQKQSAENLIKAFIMST; from the exons ATGCGTGGCGGCGGTTTCG TTAACGAAATGAGGCATACTGGCAAACGCCCTCAGCAACACAGGGACCATGACAGAGAAGAAAGGAGGGACCAAAAGAGGAGGCCAGTGCCACGTGCCCAGGAAAACTCTGGTAATGATGAATTGGTTGTTTACCGCATACTCTGTCCGGACAGAGTAATAGGTAATGTAATTGGCAAGAACGGCAAGGTGATAAACTCTATCCGACAACAGACGAGTGCTAAAGTCAAGGTTGTCGACCCTCACCCTGGTGCAGACAAGAGGGTTATTTTGGTATATTGTTTTGTCAAGCATAGAAACCTAGATGTTAATGACGACGATGACAGGGAGCCTGTTTGCACAGCACAAGATGCATTACTCAAGGTACATGATGCAATTGTTGATGCTCTGTCAATCACTAGGGACTCTGATGATGAAGAAGCAAATATCCTTGTACCAGCTAGTCAATCTGCAAGTGTCATAGGAAAGTCTGGTGCTGTCATCAAGAGGCTTCGGTCAACTTCGAAAGCATTTATTAAAGTGAGCCCAAAAGATCCAAATGAAGTTACACATTCATGTGCTATGAGCTTTGATAATTTTGTTCAG ATAACCGGTGATGCTAGAGCTGTCAGAAAGGCACTATTTGCAGTATCAACCATCATTTACAAGTGCCCATCAAAAGAGACCATTCCTCTTGAAACTTCTGTTTCAGACCTTCGTCCAAGCATTATAGTTCCTTCTGAGCTTCCTGTTTACCCATCTAGTAACTTCTACTCACCCTCTGATGCTGCCATATCTTCTGGACATCCAAGTCTATCAATCTTAGGGTCAACACCTCATGTTCCTGAACTTACAGTATCGGCTGATGCTCATAGTCGACTGCCCATTTACCAATCTGTGCTTCCTGTAATTCCTGCTTATAATACACCGAAATGTTCTGGGGAGCTAGTATTGCGTGTTTTATGCCCTGCTGGCAAGATTGGGTTGGTTATTGGTAAAGGTGGGGTGACCATAAAGAGTATAAGGAAAGAGAGTGGTGCAAGGATAGATGTTGATGACTCAAAAAATGACCGAGAGGAAAGTATAATCACCATTACATCCAATGAG GCCACCGATGATGCTAAGTCTGCAGCAGTGGAAGCTGTTCTGCTTCTGCAATCGAAGATCAATGATGACAATGAAGGTAAAATGAATCTTCGCCTTCTTGTTCCAGGTAAGGTAATAGGCTGTCTTATTGGCAAGGGCGGTTCGATTGTCAATGACATGCGGAGTAAGACTAAGGCAGCTATCTACATATCAAAGGGTGAAAAACCACGGAAGGCATCTTCCAGTGATGAGCTTGTCGAG GTGTTTGGAGAAGTGGAAAATCTGCGTGATGCTCTTGTACAGATAGTTTTAAGACTCAGGGATGATGTTTTGAGGGACAGTGTGGACAGGCAAAATTCTGAGAAAGATGGGAAGCTAACTGTTGCCACTACTGATCCTTTGTATGCAAGCAGTTATCCTTTGCCTGCATTATTACCTTACAGACAACAGATCACTCCCCTGGGCTATGATCATAGGGGTGACATAGAACGTGGTTTGGAAGTATATCCGCATAGCAGTTTGTATGGGTACAGCTCCTTGCAG GCTATAGATGATGGCTATTCAGCAGTCTCGTCATATGCATCAAAGGGATATGGAGGGTATGTTGGAACAGAACTTCCCATGAACCCTGATCTCAA ACGTCCTCCACATATGGAAATGACTATTCCTGCTAGTGGCCTGTCAAAAGTAATGGGGAAACATGGCACAAACCTGGACAACATTAGAAAG ATTTCTGGAGCTCACATTGAAATTATTGAATCAAAATCGTCTCGTCATGACCATGTTGCTCGCATATCTGGCACCACTGAACAGAAGCAATCAGCAGAGAATTTGATCAAAGCTTTCATAATGTCTACTTAA
- the LOC127782141 gene encoding KH domain-containing protein At4g18375 isoform X2 has translation MRGGGFVNEMRHTGKRPQQHRDHDREERRDQKRRPVPRAQENSGNDELVVYRILCPDRVIGNVIGKNGKVINSIRQQTSAKVKVVDPHPGADKRVILVYCFVKHRNLDVNDDDDREPVCTAQDALLKVHDAIVDALSITRDSDDEEANILVPASQSASVIGKSGAVIKRLRSTSKAFIKVSPKDPNEVTHSCAMSFDNFVQITGDARAVRKALFAVSTIIYKCPSKETIPLETSVSDLRPSIIVPSELPVYPSSNFYSPSDAAISSGHPSLSILGSTPHVPELTVSADAHSRLPIYQSVLPVIPAYNTPKCSGELVLRVLCPAGKIGLVIGKGGVTIKSIRKESGARIDVDDSKNDREESIITITSNEATDDAKSAAVEAVLLLQSKINDDNEGKMNLRLLVPGKVIGCLIGKGGSIVNDMRSKTKAAIYISKGEKPRKASSSDELVEVFGEVENLRDALVQIVLRLRDDVLRDSVDRQNSEKDGKLTVATTDPLYASSYPLPALLPYRQQITPLGYDHRGDIERGLEVYPHSSLYGYSSLQAIDDGYSAVSSYASKGYGGRPPHMEMTIPASGLSKVMGKHGTNLDNIRKISGAHIEIIESKSSRHDHVARISGTTEQKQSAENLIKAFIMST, from the exons ATGCGTGGCGGCGGTTTCG TTAACGAAATGAGGCATACTGGCAAACGCCCTCAGCAACACAGGGACCATGACAGAGAAGAAAGGAGGGACCAAAAGAGGAGGCCAGTGCCACGTGCCCAGGAAAACTCTGGTAATGATGAATTGGTTGTTTACCGCATACTCTGTCCGGACAGAGTAATAGGTAATGTAATTGGCAAGAACGGCAAGGTGATAAACTCTATCCGACAACAGACGAGTGCTAAAGTCAAGGTTGTCGACCCTCACCCTGGTGCAGACAAGAGGGTTATTTTGGTATATTGTTTTGTCAAGCATAGAAACCTAGATGTTAATGACGACGATGACAGGGAGCCTGTTTGCACAGCACAAGATGCATTACTCAAGGTACATGATGCAATTGTTGATGCTCTGTCAATCACTAGGGACTCTGATGATGAAGAAGCAAATATCCTTGTACCAGCTAGTCAATCTGCAAGTGTCATAGGAAAGTCTGGTGCTGTCATCAAGAGGCTTCGGTCAACTTCGAAAGCATTTATTAAAGTGAGCCCAAAAGATCCAAATGAAGTTACACATTCATGTGCTATGAGCTTTGATAATTTTGTTCAG ATAACCGGTGATGCTAGAGCTGTCAGAAAGGCACTATTTGCAGTATCAACCATCATTTACAAGTGCCCATCAAAAGAGACCATTCCTCTTGAAACTTCTGTTTCAGACCTTCGTCCAAGCATTATAGTTCCTTCTGAGCTTCCTGTTTACCCATCTAGTAACTTCTACTCACCCTCTGATGCTGCCATATCTTCTGGACATCCAAGTCTATCAATCTTAGGGTCAACACCTCATGTTCCTGAACTTACAGTATCGGCTGATGCTCATAGTCGACTGCCCATTTACCAATCTGTGCTTCCTGTAATTCCTGCTTATAATACACCGAAATGTTCTGGGGAGCTAGTATTGCGTGTTTTATGCCCTGCTGGCAAGATTGGGTTGGTTATTGGTAAAGGTGGGGTGACCATAAAGAGTATAAGGAAAGAGAGTGGTGCAAGGATAGATGTTGATGACTCAAAAAATGACCGAGAGGAAAGTATAATCACCATTACATCCAATGAG GCCACCGATGATGCTAAGTCTGCAGCAGTGGAAGCTGTTCTGCTTCTGCAATCGAAGATCAATGATGACAATGAAGGTAAAATGAATCTTCGCCTTCTTGTTCCAGGTAAGGTAATAGGCTGTCTTATTGGCAAGGGCGGTTCGATTGTCAATGACATGCGGAGTAAGACTAAGGCAGCTATCTACATATCAAAGGGTGAAAAACCACGGAAGGCATCTTCCAGTGATGAGCTTGTCGAG GTGTTTGGAGAAGTGGAAAATCTGCGTGATGCTCTTGTACAGATAGTTTTAAGACTCAGGGATGATGTTTTGAGGGACAGTGTGGACAGGCAAAATTCTGAGAAAGATGGGAAGCTAACTGTTGCCACTACTGATCCTTTGTATGCAAGCAGTTATCCTTTGCCTGCATTATTACCTTACAGACAACAGATCACTCCCCTGGGCTATGATCATAGGGGTGACATAGAACGTGGTTTGGAAGTATATCCGCATAGCAGTTTGTATGGGTACAGCTCCTTGCAG GCTATAGATGATGGCTATTCAGCAGTCTCGTCATATGCATCAAAGGGATATGGAGG ACGTCCTCCACATATGGAAATGACTATTCCTGCTAGTGGCCTGTCAAAAGTAATGGGGAAACATGGCACAAACCTGGACAACATTAGAAAG ATTTCTGGAGCTCACATTGAAATTATTGAATCAAAATCGTCTCGTCATGACCATGTTGCTCGCATATCTGGCACCACTGAACAGAAGCAATCAGCAGAGAATTTGATCAAAGCTTTCATAATGTCTACTTAA